One genomic segment of Intestinimonas butyriciproducens includes these proteins:
- a CDS encoding sensor domain-containing diguanylate cyclase yields MGDRSGGQDMLRREYDRINAKWLNAHFRAGAGLAAFICLMEAVVYFALRWMGGMTASRSLYIGKYMLAPSGLNLLAVVAALWVKRSRLPLRAKIYTVSMALVFICCVTYTVHNIFPSLCMAFGVPIVLTTAYGDRVLTTMTAAGCILCKTLSDLLFHWDPEASSKLGTAEQNMDFTLSLVILAAVYVGCMVMISIEQEKNRISIQRELEKQHFQVEALTDSLTGVGNRQAFQQMMDTLAGEGPEPEYSMAILDLDNFKEVNDTQGHMQGDRYLRELGNVLQKTRLGAAYRFGGDEFCILFRSRTKSQLCEACQDIQHSFSEATLSRELEQVTISFGVAVHQPGVGPAELLRRADTALYQAKKARGSICFYQA; encoded by the coding sequence ATGGGCGATAGAAGCGGCGGGCAGGATATGCTCCGCAGAGAATATGACCGGATCAACGCCAAATGGCTGAACGCCCACTTCAGGGCGGGAGCGGGGCTGGCGGCCTTCATCTGTCTGATGGAGGCGGTGGTCTACTTTGCCCTACGGTGGATGGGAGGAATGACGGCCTCCCGGAGCTTATACATAGGGAAATATATGCTGGCGCCTTCCGGCCTGAATCTGCTGGCCGTAGTGGCGGCGCTGTGGGTTAAGCGTTCCCGGCTCCCACTCAGGGCAAAAATATATACGGTCTCAATGGCGCTGGTATTCATCTGCTGTGTGACCTATACGGTACACAATATTTTCCCATCCCTCTGTATGGCCTTCGGAGTCCCCATCGTGCTGACAACGGCCTATGGAGATCGGGTGCTGACCACTATGACGGCGGCAGGCTGCATTCTGTGCAAAACGCTCTCCGACCTGCTCTTCCACTGGGACCCGGAAGCAAGTTCCAAGCTGGGCACCGCAGAGCAGAACATGGACTTTACGCTCTCCCTGGTGATTTTAGCGGCGGTCTATGTAGGCTGCATGGTGATGATCTCCATTGAACAGGAAAAGAATCGGATCAGCATCCAGCGTGAGCTGGAGAAGCAGCATTTCCAGGTAGAGGCGCTGACGGATTCTCTGACCGGCGTTGGGAACCGACAGGCGTTCCAGCAGATGATGGACACGCTGGCGGGGGAGGGGCCGGAGCCGGAATACAGTATGGCCATTCTGGACCTGGACAATTTCAAGGAGGTCAACGATACTCAGGGGCACATGCAGGGAGACCGGTATCTGCGGGAATTGGGAAACGTGCTGCAAAAGACAAGGCTCGGCGCGGCCTACCGCTTTGGCGGGGACGAGTTCTGCATTTTATTCCGGAGCCGGACAAAGTCGCAGCTCTGCGAGGCCTGTCAGGATATCCAGCACAGCTTTTCTGAGGCGACGCTCAGCCGGGAGCTGGAGCAGGTGACCATCAGCTTCGGCGTGGCGGTCCACCAGCCGGGCGTGGGCCCGGCGGAGCTGCTGCGCCGGGCGGACACGGCCCTGTACCAGGCGAAGAAGGCCCGGGGCTCCATCTGCTTCTATCAGGCATAG